A window from Leptothermofonsia sichuanensis E412 encodes these proteins:
- a CDS encoding metallophosphoesterase family protein, with product MTEAFHRRIIIGDVHGHYEGLMTLLEAIAPGARDQVYFLGDLIDRGPDSAQVVSFVQQSRYKCLLGNHEQLMLEAFPGGRAFTPALQAWLYSGGKTTVASYADAKLLLDHVEWFKTLPTYLDLGDLWLVHAGVHPRLPLEAQTSQEFCWIREEFHSTSKPYFADKLIVTGHTITFTLPRVAPGELAQGCGWLDIDTGAYHPKSGWLTGLDMTNCRVYQANVFKRCVRILPFDEAVTRIEPQQVMVNR from the coding sequence ATGACTGAAGCGTTCCATCGTCGCATCATCATTGGTGATGTTCATGGTCACTACGAAGGATTGATGACCTTACTGGAAGCGATCGCCCCTGGAGCCAGGGATCAGGTTTATTTTCTCGGAGATCTCATTGATCGAGGTCCTGACAGCGCCCAGGTCGTCAGTTTTGTTCAACAAAGTCGCTACAAATGCCTGCTAGGTAACCACGAACAGTTGATGTTAGAAGCATTTCCTGGCGGTCGGGCGTTTACTCCTGCCCTCCAGGCATGGCTCTACAGTGGTGGCAAAACAACCGTTGCCAGCTATGCCGATGCTAAATTGCTCCTGGACCATGTGGAGTGGTTTAAAACCCTGCCCACCTATCTTGATTTGGGTGACCTCTGGTTAGTGCACGCCGGGGTGCACCCCCGCCTTCCCCTGGAAGCCCAGACTTCCCAGGAATTCTGCTGGATCCGGGAAGAATTTCACAGCACCTCCAAACCATACTTCGCTGACAAGTTGATTGTGACAGGACATACCATCACTTTCACCCTGCCCAGGGTTGCCCCCGGTGAACTGGCTCAGGGCTGTGGCTGGCTGGACATTGATACCGGTGCCTACCATCCCAAGAGTGGCTGGTTGACCGGGCTGGATATGACCAATTGCCGGGTCTATCAAGCCAATGTATTCAAACGCTGTGTGCGAATTCTGCCCTTTGACGAAGCCGTTACCCGCATTGAACCCCAGCAGGTAATGGTGAATCGCTAA
- the ftsH gene encoding ATP-dependent zinc metalloprotease FtsH produces MPVEKDGDRTPPIPEPKKFSSSLIGLIGFLILFNFLLIPALRPGPKRVPYSTFTRQVRAGEVAQAYITQDEVRFILRKDLPASETEPSPAPSPTASPTPRFPFQPGRVRERPPIYSTVRIAADTPSLVSLLEQKDVEFGAAPPDQGNIFTTLIGWVAPPLIFVGIWLWAMRRMQGANGSALTVGKSKARIYAEGHTGVTFQDVAGIEEAKAELIEIVDFLKNPDKYTLIGAAIPKGVLLAGPPGTGKTLLAKAIAGEAGVPFFSISGSEFIELFVGVGAARVRDLFQQAKEKAPCIVFIDELDALGRSRGSGQFAGSNSEQEQTLNQLLTEMDGFESNTGVVILAATNRPEILDPALRRPGRFDRIVLVDRPDKQGREAILRVHARKVQLSEDINFETLAARTSGFSGADLANLVNEAALLAARRGERVVQMQDFSEAFERVIAGLERKSRVLNLQEKTTVAYHEVGHAIVGSQMPGADKVEKISIVPRGVGALGYTLQLPEEDRFLMSEDELRGRIATLLGGRSAEEVVFGKISTGASDDIQKATSIAERMITIYGMDGGLGPIAFEQMQQDFLGGQTTRRPVSSETAAQIDREVKTIVNNAHAVAQSILIKNRDLLEELAQRLLEKEVLEGACLRDYLQRVQIPPEVPEWLKTGKL; encoded by the coding sequence ATGCCGGTTGAGAAGGATGGCGATCGCACCCCGCCCATACCTGAACCCAAGAAATTCAGCAGCAGCCTGATTGGACTGATTGGCTTTTTGATCCTGTTTAATTTTTTGCTGATTCCAGCCCTGCGACCGGGTCCAAAACGAGTTCCCTACAGCACGTTTACCAGACAGGTACGGGCAGGGGAAGTGGCTCAGGCATACATTACCCAGGATGAAGTCCGATTTATTCTCCGCAAAGACCTGCCCGCCTCTGAAACTGAACCATCCCCAGCACCGTCTCCCACCGCCAGTCCCACACCCCGATTTCCCTTTCAGCCTGGAAGAGTCCGTGAGCGCCCTCCCATCTACTCCACAGTTCGGATTGCCGCAGATACCCCCAGCCTGGTCTCCCTGCTGGAACAAAAGGATGTGGAGTTTGGCGCAGCACCTCCAGACCAGGGCAATATTTTCACCACCCTGATTGGTTGGGTGGCACCGCCTCTAATTTTCGTGGGAATCTGGCTATGGGCAATGCGGCGTATGCAGGGAGCCAACGGATCCGCCCTCACGGTGGGCAAAAGCAAAGCTCGCATCTACGCTGAAGGGCATACAGGTGTGACCTTTCAAGACGTGGCAGGGATTGAAGAAGCAAAGGCAGAGCTGATTGAAATCGTTGACTTCCTCAAAAACCCAGACAAATACACGCTGATTGGGGCAGCCATTCCCAAAGGGGTTCTGCTGGCAGGACCACCGGGAACGGGTAAAACCTTGCTGGCAAAAGCGATCGCCGGCGAAGCTGGCGTGCCTTTTTTCAGCATTTCTGGCTCTGAGTTCATCGAACTGTTTGTGGGCGTGGGTGCCGCGCGGGTGCGTGACCTGTTTCAACAGGCAAAGGAGAAAGCCCCCTGCATTGTTTTTATTGATGAACTGGATGCCTTAGGCAGATCCAGAGGCAGCGGGCAATTTGCCGGTAGCAACAGTGAACAGGAACAAACCCTCAACCAACTCCTGACGGAAATGGATGGATTTGAAAGCAATACCGGAGTGGTGATTCTGGCCGCCACCAACCGCCCAGAGATACTGGATCCAGCCCTCCGTCGCCCCGGACGCTTTGATCGTATCGTGCTGGTTGATCGCCCTGACAAACAGGGACGAGAAGCTATTTTGCGGGTTCATGCCCGGAAAGTGCAGTTGTCTGAGGACATCAATTTCGAAACCCTGGCTGCCCGCACATCAGGCTTTTCTGGAGCAGATTTGGCCAACCTGGTGAATGAAGCGGCTCTCTTAGCTGCCCGTCGGGGCGAACGGGTGGTGCAAATGCAGGACTTTAGCGAAGCCTTTGAACGGGTGATTGCCGGGCTGGAGCGTAAATCACGGGTCCTGAACCTCCAGGAAAAAACCACCGTGGCTTACCATGAAGTGGGACACGCAATCGTCGGTTCCCAGATGCCCGGAGCCGATAAGGTGGAAAAGATTTCCATTGTCCCCAGGGGGGTGGGGGCATTGGGGTACACACTGCAATTGCCAGAGGAAGACCGCTTTTTAATGTCAGAAGATGAACTGCGGGGACGGATTGCTACGCTCCTGGGTGGGCGATCGGCAGAAGAAGTCGTGTTTGGCAAAATTTCCACCGGAGCCAGTGACGATATTCAAAAGGCGACCAGCATTGCCGAACGGATGATTACAATCTACGGCATGGATGGAGGATTGGGACCGATCGCCTTTGAACAGATGCAACAGGACTTCCTCGGTGGACAAACCACCCGCCGCCCGGTCAGTAGCGAAACCGCCGCCCAAATTGATCGGGAAGTAAAAACCATCGTCAACAACGCTCACGCCGTGGCGCAAAGTATTTTGATCAAAAATCGGGATCTGTTAGAGGAGTTAGCCCAACGCCTGCTTGAAAAGGAAGTCCTGGAAGGTGCCTGCCTGCGAGACTATTTGCAGCGAGTCCAGATTCCCCCAGAAGTGCCGGAATGGTTAAAAACCGGCAAGCTTTAG